The Deinococcus wulumuqiensis R12 genome has a window encoding:
- the ileS gene encoding isoleucine--tRNA ligase, producing MTNPRTPFTPVPSQPDFRQLEQSILQKWKEEKVFEQTQTRPADKEYVFYEGPPTANGKPAIHHVLARSFKDLFPRFKVMQGHHVTRKGGWDTHGLPVEISVEKKLGWLGRNHGASRAELEEFNRLCRTSVWETIQDWNELTERMGYWLDLEDPYVTYHNEYVESVWNLLKRLYEKGLVAQDYKVVPLSPRISSTLSRAELGEVDSYRMVDDPSVYVKLPVVWDTLPERAHAALSVLNGEQRQGLSLLVWTTTPWTLPSNTLAAVNPELDYVVADSPAGRVIVAAGAVERLSALHKDAPPLEVLATLKGRDLEWVEYEPPFPEVAPELGVVKELHERRDGKPVLHFVVMADFVSDVDGSGVAHEAPAYGAEDLDVARAYGAPLMFGVDDHGILQVTHERGKFFKDADKGLIADLKARGLMFWAGTLKHRYPFHDRTGDPILYFAKKGWYIRTSQVAGDMLAQNEKINWVPGNIKHGRFGNWLEGNVDWAISRERYWGTPLPFWMSEDGDLRVVGSVAELSELAGRDLSELDLHRPYIDDITFTLNGKQYRRIPEVLDVWFDSGSMPYAQWGLLLNEQGEAVRGGEKFAQHYPADYICEAIDQTRGWFYSLHAISTMLYDQPAYKNVICLGHIVDEKGLKMSKSKGNVVEPLPVFDKYGADSVRWYMFMASDPGDQKRFSERLVAEAQRSYVNTLWNVYSFFVLYANLDQPDLNAAPAVSERPEMDRWLLARLEETVRDVTNALEAYDARGGGRALEHFVDDLSNWYVRRSRSRFWGEGGQVDSAAYATLHEALLVLSQLTAPFTPFLADALYRNLTGQESSVHLTEWPAVRAERLDDKLTADMAAVMKVVELGRAVRGAHNLKTRQPLAGVQVRAASPAALDALKRSQEQIMEELNVKSVTFLEGDTDLVQYSLRPNLPVVGKQYGKQLPVLKKALAGADARAVAQAAAAGQGFSVEADGMTFDLTPESVLVDAKAPEGVAAAEDAGYLVAFDTALTPELLREGLARDLVRAIQEARKSAGFEVQDRIQLALDVQGDVLEAAQDWRDFIAGEVLAVQVSFGPMGVDLGEHHAADVEGGRVTLRRVEGV from the coding sequence ATGACCAACCCCCGAACCCCCTTTACCCCCGTTCCCTCGCAGCCCGACTTCCGGCAGCTCGAACAGAGCATCCTCCAGAAATGGAAGGAAGAAAAAGTCTTCGAGCAGACCCAGACCCGCCCCGCCGACAAGGAGTACGTGTTCTACGAGGGGCCGCCCACTGCCAACGGCAAGCCCGCCATCCATCACGTCCTCGCCCGCTCGTTCAAAGACCTCTTTCCCCGCTTCAAGGTGATGCAGGGTCACCACGTCACCCGCAAGGGCGGCTGGGATACGCACGGCCTGCCGGTGGAAATCAGCGTGGAGAAAAAACTCGGCTGGCTGGGCCGCAACCACGGCGCGAGCCGCGCAGAACTGGAAGAATTCAACCGCCTGTGCCGCACTTCGGTCTGGGAAACCATTCAGGACTGGAACGAACTGACCGAGCGCATGGGCTACTGGCTGGACTTGGAAGACCCCTATGTCACCTACCACAACGAGTATGTGGAGTCGGTCTGGAACCTCCTGAAGCGCCTGTACGAAAAGGGCCTCGTGGCGCAGGATTACAAGGTGGTGCCGCTCAGCCCGCGCATCTCCTCCACCCTGTCGCGGGCCGAGCTGGGCGAGGTGGACTCCTACCGCATGGTGGACGACCCCAGCGTGTACGTGAAATTGCCCGTCGTCTGGGACACGCTGCCCGAACGCGCCCACGCCGCGCTGAGTGTGCTGAACGGTGAGCAGCGCCAGGGCCTGAGCCTGCTCGTCTGGACCACCACCCCCTGGACACTGCCGAGCAACACCCTCGCCGCCGTGAACCCCGAACTGGACTACGTGGTGGCCGACAGCCCCGCCGGGCGCGTGATTGTCGCGGCGGGCGCGGTGGAACGCCTCTCGGCGCTGCACAAGGACGCCCCGCCGCTGGAAGTGCTGGCGACCCTGAAGGGCCGTGACCTCGAATGGGTGGAGTACGAGCCGCCTTTCCCTGAAGTCGCCCCTGAACTGGGCGTGGTGAAGGAACTGCACGAGCGCCGTGACGGGAAGCCCGTGCTGCACTTCGTGGTGATGGCCGACTTCGTGAGCGACGTGGACGGCTCCGGCGTGGCGCACGAAGCCCCCGCTTACGGCGCGGAAGACTTGGATGTGGCCCGCGCTTACGGCGCACCCCTGATGTTCGGCGTGGACGACCACGGCATCCTGCAAGTCACCCACGAGCGCGGCAAATTCTTCAAGGACGCCGACAAGGGCCTGATCGCCGACCTCAAGGCGCGCGGCCTGATGTTCTGGGCGGGCACGCTGAAGCACCGCTACCCCTTCCACGACCGCACGGGCGACCCCATCCTGTACTTCGCCAAGAAGGGCTGGTACATCCGCACGTCGCAGGTGGCGGGCGACATGCTGGCGCAGAACGAAAAAATCAACTGGGTGCCGGGCAACATCAAGCACGGGCGCTTCGGCAACTGGCTGGAAGGCAACGTGGACTGGGCCATCAGCCGCGAGCGTTACTGGGGCACGCCGCTGCCCTTCTGGATGAGCGAGGACGGCGACCTGCGCGTGGTCGGCAGCGTGGCGGAACTGAGCGAACTGGCGGGGCGCGACCTCAGCGAGCTGGATTTGCACCGCCCGTACATCGACGACATCACCTTTACCCTGAACGGCAAGCAATACCGCCGCATCCCCGAAGTGCTCGACGTGTGGTTCGACTCCGGTTCCATGCCCTACGCGCAGTGGGGGCTGCTGCTGAACGAGCAAGGCGAAGCAGTGCGCGGTGGCGAGAAATTCGCGCAGCACTACCCCGCCGACTACATCTGCGAGGCGATTGACCAGACGCGCGGGTGGTTCTACTCGCTGCACGCGATTTCGACGATGCTCTACGACCAGCCCGCCTACAAGAACGTGATTTGCCTGGGGCACATCGTGGACGAGAAGGGCCTGAAGATGTCCAAGAGCAAGGGCAACGTGGTGGAGCCGCTGCCCGTCTTCGACAAGTACGGGGCCGACTCGGTGCGCTGGTACATGTTCATGGCGTCCGACCCCGGCGACCAGAAGCGCTTTTCCGAGCGACTGGTGGCGGAGGCGCAGCGCAGCTATGTCAACACGCTGTGGAACGTCTACTCGTTCTTCGTGCTGTATGCCAACCTCGACCAGCCCGACCTGAACGCCGCGCCCGCTGTCTCCGAACGGCCTGAGATGGACAGGTGGCTGCTGGCCCGTCTGGAAGAAACCGTGCGTGACGTGACGAACGCGCTGGAAGCCTACGACGCCAGAGGCGGGGGCCGCGCCCTGGAACACTTCGTGGACGATCTCTCCAACTGGTACGTCCGGCGCAGCCGCAGCCGCTTCTGGGGCGAGGGTGGACAGGTGGACAGCGCCGCCTATGCCACGCTGCACGAGGCGCTGCTGGTGCTCTCGCAACTGACCGCGCCGTTTACGCCGTTCCTGGCGGACGCGCTGTACCGGAACTTGACGGGACAAGAGTCTTCCGTTCACCTCACCGAGTGGCCTGCTGTCCGTGCCGAACGTCTGGACGACAAGCTCACCGCCGACATGGCCGCCGTGATGAAAGTGGTCGAACTGGGCCGCGCCGTGCGGGGGGCGCACAACCTCAAGACCCGGCAGCCGCTGGCCGGGGTGCAGGTGCGGGCGGCTTCTCCTGCCGCGCTGGACGCGCTGAAGCGGTCGCAAGAGCAGATCATGGAGGAACTCAACGTCAAGTCAGTGACGTTCCTGGAAGGCGACACCGACCTCGTGCAGTACAGCCTGCGCCCGAATCTGCCGGTGGTCGGCAAGCAGTACGGCAAGCAGCTTCCGGTGCTGAAAAAGGCCCTGGCCGGAGCCGACGCCCGCGCCGTGGCCCAGGCCGCAGCGGCAGGCCAGGGCTTCAGCGTAGAGGCCGACGGCATGACCTTTGACCTGACGCCCGAAAGCGTGCTGGTGGACGCCAAGGCCCCCGAAGGCGTGGCCGCCGCCGAGGACGCGGGCTACCTGGTCGCCTTCGACACCGCCCTGACCCCCGAACTGCTGCGCGAAGGGCTGGCGCGTGACCTCGTGCGGGCGATTCAGGAGGCCCGCAAGTCGGCGGGCTTCGAGGTGCAAGACCGCATTCAACTCGCGCTGGACGTGCAGGGCGACGTGCTGGAGGCCGCGCAGGACTGGCGCGACTTCATCGCCGGGGAGGTGCTGGCGGTGCAGGTCAGCTTCGGGCCGATGGGCGTGGACCTGGGCGAGCACCATGCGGCAGACGTGGAAGGCGGGCGCGTGACGCTGCGGCGGGTGGAAGGCGTCTAA
- the gap gene encoding type I glyceraldehyde-3-phosphate dehydrogenase, producing the protein MKVGINGFGRIGRLVFRILEERGVEVVAINDLTDNQTLAHLLKYDSTAGRFDGTVEFDESSLTVNGKKIHALAERDPANIKWGELGADIVIESTGIFTDREGAGKHMQGGAKKVLITAPAKGEDFSIVLGVNDEQYDPANHHIISNASCTTNSLGVPMKLMDEAFGIEKAIMTTVHSYTNDQRVLDLPHKDLRRARAAAVNIIPTSTGAAKAVSQVYPGLKGKFDGTSLRVPTPTGSISDVVVLLQKDVTVEEVNNVFREAAEGKYKGILAYTEDPIVLTDIQGDPHSAIIDGGLTMAMGNLVKFFSWYDNEWGYSNRIADLVQLVQQKG; encoded by the coding sequence ATGAAAGTAGGCATCAACGGCTTCGGCCGCATCGGTCGTCTGGTCTTCCGCATCCTCGAAGAGCGCGGCGTCGAAGTGGTCGCCATCAACGACCTGACCGACAACCAGACCCTCGCCCACCTGCTCAAGTACGACTCCACCGCCGGGCGCTTTGACGGCACCGTCGAGTTCGACGAGTCGAGCCTCACCGTCAACGGCAAGAAGATCCACGCGCTGGCCGAGCGCGACCCCGCCAACATCAAGTGGGGCGAGCTGGGCGCGGACATCGTCATCGAGTCCACCGGCATCTTCACCGACCGTGAGGGCGCGGGCAAGCACATGCAGGGCGGCGCCAAGAAGGTCCTGATCACCGCTCCGGCCAAGGGTGAGGACTTCTCCATCGTGCTGGGCGTAAACGACGAGCAGTATGACCCCGCCAACCACCACATCATCTCCAACGCCAGCTGCACCACCAACAGCCTCGGCGTGCCGATGAAACTGATGGACGAAGCCTTCGGGATCGAGAAGGCCATCATGACCACCGTCCACTCCTACACCAACGACCAGCGCGTGCTCGACCTGCCGCACAAGGACCTGCGCCGCGCCCGCGCCGCTGCCGTGAACATCATCCCCACCAGCACCGGGGCGGCCAAGGCCGTGTCGCAGGTCTACCCCGGCCTGAAGGGCAAGTTCGACGGCACTTCGCTGCGCGTGCCCACCCCCACCGGCTCTATCAGCGACGTGGTGGTGCTGCTCCAGAAGGACGTGACCGTTGAGGAAGTCAACAACGTCTTCCGTGAAGCGGCTGAAGGCAAGTACAAGGGCATCCTCGCCTACACCGAAGACCCCATCGTGCTGACCGACATTCAGGGCGACCCCCACAGCGCCATCATCGACGGCGGCCTGACCATGGCGATGGGCAACCTCGTCAAGTTCTTCTCGTGGTACGACAACGAGTGGGGCTACAGCAACCGCATTGCCGACCTCGTGCAACTGGTACAGCAAAAAGGCTAA
- a CDS encoding ABC transporter substrate-binding protein, with translation MKKAFLTAALLAVSVASAQKTQLEFWTISLAPLFNDEMNRLVRQYEKENPGVQLKWVDVPANAMEQKLLAAVAAGRPPAAVNLSSDMAVKLVQQGALEPLGLSAAQQKLYFPNTLKTFTFGDKVMGVPWYWSPKVVAYNTEIFRKAGLDPQNPPRTIQTMIAAAKRIKDKTGMYGFMPNINGINFIYLFQEAGLPVIKGGKAVFNSPEHVKLVQQYADLYQKGYIPEDTMRRGYTAATELYSSGKLAMLITGPQFILRVQDDNKDVFAKTRVAPYPINIAGNVIHTGLMGFTVPKGQRDKAAAQKLALFLTNDANQLAFSKVTKTTFPSTVKSSTDKFFKTGGSDAVSQGRLVASTELKKAKDLTLVYPDASKLNKVFKDNIEAAMAGQKTVKAALDDIVRAWNASL, from the coding sequence ATGAAAAAAGCGTTTCTGACTGCCGCCCTGCTCGCGGTCTCGGTGGCCTCGGCCCAGAAGACCCAGCTCGAGTTCTGGACCATCAGCCTCGCGCCGCTGTTCAACGACGAGATGAACCGGCTGGTCAGGCAGTACGAAAAGGAAAACCCGGGCGTTCAGCTCAAGTGGGTGGACGTGCCCGCCAACGCGATGGAGCAGAAACTCCTCGCCGCCGTCGCCGCTGGGCGTCCGCCCGCCGCCGTCAACCTCAGCTCCGACATGGCCGTCAAGCTGGTGCAGCAGGGCGCCCTGGAACCGCTGGGCCTGAGCGCCGCGCAGCAAAAACTGTATTTCCCCAACACCCTCAAGACCTTTACCTTCGGTGACAAGGTGATGGGCGTGCCGTGGTACTGGTCGCCCAAGGTGGTCGCCTACAACACCGAGATTTTCCGCAAGGCGGGTCTGGACCCACAAAACCCCCCGCGCACCATCCAGACCATGATCGCCGCCGCCAAGCGCATCAAGGACAAGACCGGGATGTACGGCTTCATGCCCAACATCAACGGCATCAACTTCATCTACCTCTTCCAGGAAGCGGGCCTGCCCGTCATCAAGGGCGGCAAGGCGGTGTTCAACAGCCCCGAACACGTCAAGCTGGTGCAGCAGTACGCCGACCTCTACCAGAAGGGCTACATCCCCGAAGACACCATGCGCCGGGGCTACACCGCCGCCACCGAGCTGTACTCGTCGGGCAAGCTCGCCATGCTGATTACCGGGCCGCAGTTCATTTTGCGTGTGCAGGACGACAACAAGGACGTGTTTGCCAAGACCAGGGTCGCGCCCTACCCCATCAATATCGCGGGCAACGTCATCCACACCGGCCTGATGGGCTTTACCGTGCCCAAGGGCCAGCGTGACAAGGCCGCCGCGCAGAAGCTGGCCCTGTTCCTGACCAACGACGCCAACCAGCTCGCCTTTTCCAAGGTCACCAAGACCACCTTCCCCAGCACCGTCAAGTCGAGCACCGACAAGTTCTTCAAGACCGGGGGCAGCGACGCCGTGAGCCAGGGCCGCCTGGTCGCCTCGACCGAGCTGAAAAAGGCCAAGGACCTCACCCTCGTCTACCCCGACGCCTCCAAGCTGAACAAGGTCTTCAAAGACAACATCGAAGCGGCGATGGCAGGCCAGAAGACCGTCAAGGCCGCGCTCGACGACATCGTGCGGGCCTGGAACGCCAGCCTGTAA
- the rho gene encoding transcription termination factor Rho → MTATDAAQALPFQELQEKILPELHLLAAGLGIENYRKMKKDALALAIMEKQADAEGQSLARGYLDITSDGYGFLQADLLDPGSRSVLVTAGIIKQYHLRTGDEVIGRARKPRENERYGSLVRVEAVNGLDPEAARLRPRFDDLTPTFPDQQLVLEDPTTDDGLSLRVVDLLVPIGRGQRALIVAPPKAGKTTLLKKIANSIVKNYPDVTVMVLLVDERPEEVTDFRESVQGAQVIASTFDEPPQHHVRVAEFVHERARRIVEEGGHVVILLDSITRLARANNLVTPPTGRTLSGGLDSNALHWPKRFLGAARNIREGGSLTILATALVETGSRMDDVIFEEFKGTGNAELVLSRRLEERRIFPALDILKSGTRREELLLQPEVLKKMWLLRKVISDMDPADAMEMLLGRMGKTRNNVEFLSALAG, encoded by the coding sequence GTGACCGCCACCGACGCCGCTCAGGCCCTGCCCTTTCAGGAGTTGCAGGAAAAAATCCTGCCCGAACTGCACCTGCTCGCGGCGGGACTGGGCATCGAGAATTACCGCAAGATGAAAAAAGACGCCCTGGCGCTGGCGATTATGGAAAAGCAGGCCGACGCCGAGGGCCAGAGCCTCGCCCGGGGCTACCTCGACATCACGTCCGACGGCTACGGCTTTTTGCAGGCCGACCTGCTCGATCCGGGCAGCCGCTCGGTCCTCGTGACGGCGGGCATCATCAAGCAGTACCACCTGCGCACCGGCGACGAAGTCATTGGCCGCGCCCGCAAACCGCGTGAGAACGAGCGCTACGGTTCGCTGGTGCGGGTGGAAGCCGTCAACGGCCTGGACCCTGAAGCCGCCCGCCTGCGCCCGCGCTTCGACGACCTGACCCCTACTTTTCCCGACCAGCAACTCGTGCTCGAAGACCCCACCACCGACGACGGCCTGAGCCTGCGCGTGGTGGACCTGCTCGTGCCCATCGGACGCGGCCAGCGTGCCCTGATCGTGGCGCCGCCCAAAGCGGGGAAGACCACGCTGCTCAAGAAAATCGCCAACTCCATCGTCAAGAACTACCCCGACGTCACGGTGATGGTCCTGCTGGTCGACGAGCGCCCCGAAGAAGTCACCGACTTCCGCGAAAGTGTGCAGGGGGCGCAGGTCATCGCCTCCACCTTCGACGAGCCGCCGCAGCATCATGTCCGGGTGGCCGAGTTCGTCCACGAACGCGCCCGCCGCATCGTGGAGGAGGGGGGACACGTGGTGATTTTGCTCGACTCCATCACCCGCCTCGCCCGCGCCAACAACCTCGTCACGCCCCCCACGGGCCGCACGCTCTCCGGCGGTCTGGACTCCAACGCTCTGCACTGGCCCAAGCGCTTTCTGGGTGCAGCCCGCAACATCCGCGAGGGCGGCAGCCTGACCATCCTGGCAACGGCCCTGGTCGAAACCGGCAGCCGCATGGACGACGTGATTTTCGAGGAGTTCAAGGGAACCGGCAACGCCGAACTGGTGCTCTCGCGCCGCCTGGAGGAGAGGCGAATCTTCCCGGCGCTGGACATCCTCAAGTCCGGCACCCGCCGCGAGGAATTGCTGCTGCAACCTGAAGTCCTCAAGAAAATGTGGCTGCTGCGCAAGGTCATCAGCGACATGGACCCCGCCGACGCGATGGAAATGCTGCTGGGCCGCATGGGAAAAACCCGCAACAACGTGGAATTCCTGTCGGCCCTGGCCGGCTGA
- a CDS encoding phosphoglycerate kinase, whose translation MQNLSNLDVNGKRVLVRVDYNVPVKDGVVQDATRITASLPTIEKLLEGGASVVLMSHFGRPKNGPEEKYSLRPVAETASKALGRDVKFIASLPGSEETLQAVQALKPGEVALLENVRFEAGEEKNDAELNDKLAKLGDAFVLDAFGSAHRAHSSVSGVASKLPHAAGGLLQNEVDALGKLLNSTEHPYVVIIGGAKVSDKIKVIENLLPRVDKMLIGGGMMFTFIKARGGQIGNSLVEDDQVEYAGGLLDKYGDKLMLPTDAVAADKFAADAESRVVPADQIPDGWMGLDIGPDTQKAYAEALKGAKVVFWNGPMGVFEFEKFAAGTNAVAAAVGSLKNQAYTVVGGGDSVSAINKSGKADQIDHISTGGGASLELLEGKELPGVLAME comes from the coding sequence ATGCAAAACCTGAGCAATCTGGATGTCAACGGCAAGCGCGTCCTCGTGCGCGTGGACTACAACGTGCCTGTCAAAGACGGCGTCGTGCAGGACGCCACCCGTATCACCGCCAGCCTGCCCACCATCGAAAAGCTGCTGGAGGGCGGCGCGTCGGTGGTGCTGATGAGCCACTTCGGACGCCCCAAGAACGGCCCCGAGGAGAAGTACAGCCTCAGGCCCGTGGCCGAGACCGCGAGCAAGGCGCTGGGGCGGGACGTGAAATTCATCGCCAGCCTGCCCGGCAGCGAGGAAACGTTGCAGGCGGTGCAGGCGCTGAAGCCCGGCGAAGTCGCGCTGCTCGAAAACGTGCGCTTCGAGGCGGGCGAGGAAAAGAACGACGCCGAGCTGAACGACAAACTCGCCAAGCTCGGTGACGCCTTCGTGCTGGACGCCTTCGGGTCGGCGCACCGTGCCCACTCGTCGGTGAGTGGCGTGGCCTCCAAGCTGCCCCACGCGGCGGGCGGGCTGCTCCAGAACGAGGTGGACGCGCTGGGCAAGCTGCTGAACAGCACCGAACATCCGTACGTGGTCATCATCGGCGGGGCGAAGGTCAGCGACAAAATCAAGGTCATCGAGAACCTGCTGCCCCGCGTGGACAAGATGCTGATCGGCGGCGGCATGATGTTTACGTTCATCAAGGCGCGTGGCGGGCAAATCGGCAACAGCCTGGTGGAAGACGACCAGGTGGAGTACGCGGGGGGCCTGCTGGACAAATACGGCGACAAGCTGATGCTGCCGACCGACGCGGTGGCCGCCGACAAGTTTGCCGCCGACGCCGAGAGCAGAGTCGTGCCCGCCGACCAGATTCCGGACGGCTGGATGGGCCTGGACATCGGCCCCGACACCCAGAAAGCCTACGCCGAGGCGCTGAAGGGGGCCAAAGTGGTCTTCTGGAACGGGCCGATGGGCGTGTTCGAGTTCGAGAAGTTCGCGGCGGGCACCAACGCGGTGGCGGCGGCGGTGGGCAGCCTGAAAAATCAGGCCTACACCGTGGTCGGCGGCGGCGACTCGGTCAGCGCTATCAACAAGAGCGGCAAGGCCGACCAGATCGACCACATCAGCACGGGCGGCGGGGCCAGCCTCGAACTGCTCGAAGGCAAGGAACTGCCCGGCGTGCTGGCGATGGAATAA
- a CDS encoding N-acetylmannosamine-6-phosphate 2-epimerase — protein MSAPTDPLARLASPLIVSVQADDGSPLRDTAHIVALARAALLGGAGGLRLRSAQDIRAVRPLTDLPIIGLTKQSHPDTPVYITATPAEVREVAAAGADLVAFDATDLPRPHTVRELVETAHAAGALALADISTLAEAQAAYAAGADLVGTTMSGYTSHSPQQQAPDFVLMHALAAAGLPFIAEGRLNSPELAAQALAAGARAVVVGSAITRPDHVTRWFAEALAGKR, from the coding sequence ATGTCCGCCCCGACCGACCCTCTGGCCCGCCTCGCCTCGCCCCTCATCGTCAGCGTGCAGGCCGACGACGGCAGCCCGCTGCGCGACACGGCGCACATCGTGGCCCTCGCCCGCGCCGCGCTGCTCGGGGGCGCGGGGGGGCTGCGCCTGCGCTCGGCCCAGGACATCCGCGCCGTGCGCCCCCTGACCGACCTGCCCATCATCGGCCTGACCAAGCAGAGCCATCCGGACACCCCGGTCTACATCACCGCCACGCCCGCCGAGGTGCGCGAGGTGGCGGCGGCGGGGGCCGACCTCGTGGCCTTCGACGCCACCGACCTGCCGCGCCCCCACACCGTGCGCGAACTGGTGGAAACGGCGCACGCGGCAGGCGCTCTGGCGCTGGCCGATATCAGCACGCTCGCCGAGGCGCAGGCGGCCTACGCAGCGGGGGCCGATCTCGTGGGCACCACCATGAGCGGCTACACCTCCCACAGCCCGCAGCAGCAGGCCCCCGATTTCGTACTGATGCATGCGCTCGCGGCGGCCGGACTTCCTTTCATTGCCGAGGGCCGGCTCAACTCGCCCGAACTGGCGGCGCAGGCCCTCGCTGCTGGGGCGCGGGCGGTGGTGGTCGGCAGCGCGATTACCCGGCCCGACCACGTCACGCGCTGGTTTGCCGAGGCGCTGGCGGGGAAACGTTGA
- the tpiA gene encoding triose-phosphate isomerase — MPSTLLALNWKMNKTPTEARSWAEELKEKYAPAEGVELAVMAPALALSTLAANLPAGVAFGGQDVSAHEAGAYTGEISAAMLKDVGAAYVVVGHSERREYHGETDAVVAAKAKQAQANGLVPIVCVGEKLEVRERGEHVSSTLAQLRGSLADVGEDVVVAYEPVWAIGTGKTATADDAEEMGAAIRGLLAEQYGEKAADIRVLYGGSVKPDNIAEICGKPNVDGALVGGASLKVPDVLGMNDALR; from the coding sequence ATGCCGAGTACCCTGCTGGCCCTGAACTGGAAGATGAACAAGACGCCCACCGAAGCGCGGTCCTGGGCCGAAGAACTCAAGGAGAAGTACGCGCCTGCCGAGGGCGTGGAGCTGGCGGTCATGGCTCCGGCGCTGGCCCTGTCCACGCTGGCGGCCAATCTGCCTGCGGGGGTGGCCTTCGGCGGCCAGGACGTGTCGGCGCACGAAGCGGGGGCCTACACCGGCGAAATCAGCGCGGCCATGCTCAAAGACGTGGGCGCGGCTTACGTGGTCGTGGGCCACTCCGAGCGCCGCGAGTACCACGGGGAAACCGACGCGGTGGTGGCGGCCAAGGCGAAGCAGGCCCAGGCCAATGGGCTGGTGCCGATTGTCTGCGTGGGCGAGAAACTGGAGGTCCGCGAGCGTGGCGAGCACGTCTCCTCTACCCTGGCGCAGTTGCGCGGCAGCCTCGCGGATGTGGGTGAGGACGTGGTCGTGGCTTACGAACCCGTGTGGGCCATCGGCACCGGCAAGACCGCGACGGCGGACGATGCGGAGGAAATGGGCGCCGCCATTCGTGGCCTGCTCGCGGAGCAGTACGGCGAGAAGGCCGCTGACATTCGCGTGCTGTACGGCGGCAGCGTGAAGCCGGACAACATTGCCGAGATTTGTGGCAAGCCCAATGTCGATGGTGCTCTGGTGGGCGGCGCGAGCCTCAAGGTGCCGGACGTGCTGGGGATGAATGACGCTCTGAGGTGA
- a CDS encoding nuclear transport factor 2 family protein, translating to MTEQEAHDLIRRLFGVIDGAQFDDLGSVFAEDAVYERPGYAPLQGLARIEQFYRQERIIGAGSHHVEAVTCSSAGDAVAVGVFRGESRDGRPLEERFADVYRVQGGKLVWRTTFFFRPAI from the coding sequence ATGACCGAGCAGGAAGCCCATGACCTCATCCGCCGACTGTTCGGTGTGATCGACGGGGCACAGTTCGACGACCTCGGCAGCGTGTTTGCCGAAGACGCGGTGTACGAGCGCCCCGGCTACGCCCCTTTGCAGGGGCTGGCCCGCATCGAGCAGTTCTACCGCCAGGAGCGCATTATCGGCGCTGGGTCGCACCACGTCGAAGCGGTGACGTGTTCCTCGGCGGGCGACGCGGTGGCGGTGGGCGTCTTCCGGGGCGAGAGCCGCGACGGACGGCCCCTCGAAGAACGTTTTGCTGACGTGTACCGGGTGCAGGGCGGCAAACTCGTCTGGCGCACGACCTTCTTTTTCCGTCCTGCTATTTGA
- the fsa gene encoding fructose-6-phosphate aldolase translates to MEFFIDTAIVDEIREINAWGVLSGVTTNPSLIVASGRDFKEVIGEIAELVPGGAISAEVTALDAEGMIKEGREVAAWHKQVVVKLPLTPAGLQACKTLTSEGIKTNVTLCFSVPQALLAARAGATYISPFAGRVDDTGWDGMQLIREIKEAYVMGDIGTKVLAASIRHPQHVVQSALNGADVATIPYKVFIQMIKHPLTQAGLDAFMKDWAGRQGAGPATPPSEAGTNPVRKEG, encoded by the coding sequence ATGGAATTTTTCATCGACACTGCCATCGTGGACGAAATCAGGGAAATCAACGCCTGGGGCGTGCTTTCGGGCGTCACCACCAATCCTTCGCTCATCGTCGCCTCGGGGCGCGACTTCAAGGAAGTCATCGGGGAAATCGCCGAACTGGTGCCCGGCGGGGCCATCAGCGCCGAAGTTACCGCGCTCGACGCCGAAGGCATGATCAAAGAAGGCCGGGAAGTCGCCGCCTGGCACAAGCAGGTCGTGGTCAAACTGCCGCTGACCCCGGCGGGGCTGCAAGCCTGCAAGACCCTCACGAGCGAAGGGATCAAAACCAACGTCACTCTGTGCTTCAGCGTGCCGCAGGCGCTGCTCGCCGCCCGCGCCGGGGCCACCTACATCTCGCCGTTCGCGGGCCGGGTGGACGACACCGGCTGGGACGGGATGCAACTGATTCGCGAAATCAAGGAAGCCTACGTCATGGGCGACATCGGGACCAAGGTGCTCGCCGCGTCCATCCGGCACCCGCAGCACGTGGTTCAGTCGGCGCTCAACGGGGCCGACGTGGCGACCATTCCCTATAAGGTGTTTATCCAGATGATCAAGCATCCGCTGACCCAGGCGGGACTCGACGCCTTCATGAAGGACTGGGCCGGGCGGCAGGGCGCTGGCCCCGCCACGCCCCCCAGTGAAGCGGGCACCAACCCTGTCAGGAAAGAGGGCTGA